From the genome of Streptomyces sp. NBC_01317, one region includes:
- a CDS encoding dihydrofolate reductase family protein produces the protein MTQLLRVQNFNVSSDGIGAGEDQTLEQPFGHMDPGRLFAWAGATASWPMRTAPGGSRGLDDYLTRDYDRNIGAEIMGRNKFGPQRGPWENHEWQGWWGDEPPFRTPVFVLTHHTRPSLTLSDTTFHFVDGDPATVLEQAREAAGGKDVRLGGGVTTIREFLDADLVDTLHVAVSPLEYGSGLRLWESPDELLDRFHLDVVPSPSGVKHHLFWRK, from the coding sequence GTGACGCAGTTGCTGAGGGTCCAGAACTTCAATGTGTCGAGTGACGGGATCGGTGCCGGTGAGGACCAGACCCTCGAACAGCCCTTCGGTCATATGGACCCCGGGCGGCTCTTCGCCTGGGCCGGTGCCACGGCGAGTTGGCCGATGCGTACCGCCCCCGGGGGGAGCCGGGGCCTGGACGACTACCTCACGCGGGACTACGACCGCAACATCGGCGCCGAGATCATGGGCCGCAACAAGTTCGGGCCCCAGCGCGGTCCCTGGGAGAACCATGAGTGGCAGGGCTGGTGGGGCGACGAACCCCCCTTCCGCACACCGGTGTTCGTCCTGACCCACCACACGCGTCCTTCGCTCACGCTCTCCGACACCACGTTCCACTTCGTGGACGGCGACCCGGCCACGGTCCTCGAACAGGCCCGCGAGGCGGCGGGCGGCAAGGACGTCCGGCTCGGCGGCGGGGTGACCACCATCCGGGAGTTCCTCGACGCCGACCTCGTGGACACCCTGCATGTGGCGGTCTCACCGCTGGAGTACGGCTCCGGACTACGACTCTGGGAGTCCCCCGACGAGCTGCTCGACCGCTTCCACCTGGACGTCGTCCCCAGCCCGAGCGGGGTGAAGCACCACCTGTTCTGGCGGAAGTGA
- a CDS encoding oxygenase MpaB family protein translates to MTDTGTSNSGPHDDATRPAPDSLFGPDSQFHRFFNDPRWALSMVRATVLEAAHPQIGAALIDNSTFVAHPWRRLRNTLVSLQRMFGADEDTRQREAARLNRLHGRLSGTDAQSRPYDAMDPEVRAWVVATLFESSVTMCRLSGQPLDRTTMEQLYAEFQAFLAAFGDRAGHLPPTLPEFWQYYDHMVEDVLENTEALRIILYKLFDHLPAPPLLDGLPTVWAAGRALAGPVIGTITVASLPEPFRRRAGLPEIPGAQALMQSAYMAAGLARFLPDHWLRTDQLTSLLYLSPDSDNPKAATLTALRGRMKRAGALLRLVTPFPVQHGPVDVSGAQSKAGEFFAEVLDQTGDGYLDWPDLAAMARELSSRLDLDEPEETKLYNAYAEWWRELQTALDTDGDGRVSREEYAAAVPSLAGPALIRVAEVLFTVTDADGNGSIDATEYRALFRTGFHRTVTGTAATYSRAAFVKDFLSFMSGRQRSTAFDPLLAGA, encoded by the coding sequence GTGACGGACACCGGCACAAGCAACAGCGGCCCCCACGACGACGCCACCCGGCCGGCCCCGGACTCGCTTTTCGGCCCCGACTCACAGTTCCACCGCTTCTTCAACGACCCGCGCTGGGCGCTGTCCATGGTCAGAGCCACCGTCCTGGAGGCCGCGCACCCGCAGATCGGCGCGGCCCTCATCGACAACTCGACGTTCGTCGCGCACCCGTGGCGACGGCTGCGCAACACCCTCGTGAGCCTCCAGCGCATGTTCGGCGCCGACGAGGACACGCGGCAGCGGGAGGCGGCGCGGCTGAACCGGCTGCACGGGCGGCTGAGCGGTACGGATGCCCAGAGCCGGCCGTACGACGCGATGGACCCCGAGGTCCGCGCCTGGGTCGTCGCGACACTCTTCGAGAGCTCCGTCACCATGTGCCGGCTGAGCGGGCAGCCGCTCGACCGGACCACCATGGAGCAGCTGTACGCCGAATTCCAGGCGTTCCTCGCGGCGTTCGGGGACCGGGCCGGTCATCTGCCGCCCACGTTGCCGGAGTTCTGGCAGTACTACGACCACATGGTCGAGGATGTGCTGGAGAACACCGAGGCGCTGCGCATCATCCTCTACAAGCTCTTCGACCACCTCCCGGCGCCGCCCCTGCTGGACGGGCTGCCCACGGTGTGGGCGGCGGGGCGCGCGCTGGCCGGCCCGGTCATCGGCACGATCACGGTGGCGTCCCTCCCCGAACCCTTCCGCCGCCGCGCGGGACTGCCCGAGATCCCGGGTGCCCAGGCGCTGATGCAGAGCGCCTACATGGCCGCGGGCCTCGCACGCTTCCTGCCGGACCACTGGCTGCGTACCGACCAACTCACCAGCCTGCTCTACCTGTCGCCGGACAGCGACAACCCCAAGGCCGCGACGCTCACGGCGTTGCGCGGGCGGATGAAACGGGCGGGCGCGCTGCTGCGCCTGGTCACGCCCTTCCCCGTACAACACGGCCCGGTTGACGTATCGGGCGCGCAGAGCAAAGCCGGGGAGTTCTTCGCCGAGGTACTGGACCAGACGGGCGACGGCTATCTGGACTGGCCCGATCTCGCCGCCATGGCACGGGAGTTGTCCTCCCGCCTCGACCTGGACGAACCGGAGGAGACCAAGCTCTACAACGCGTACGCGGAGTGGTGGCGGGAACTCCAAACGGCCCTCGACACCGACGGCGACGGCAGGGTGAGCAGGGAGGAGTACGCGGCCGCCGTCCCCTCCCTCGCGGGCCCCGCGCTGATCAGGGTCGCCGAGGTGCTCTTCACCGTCACGGACGCGGACGGCAACGGCTCCATCGACGCGACGGAGTACCGAGCCCTGTTCCGGACGGGCTTCCACCGCACGGTGACGGGCACGGCCGCGACGTACTCCCGCGCCGCCTTCGTGAAGGACTTCCTCTCCTTCATGTCGGGACGCCAACGCTCAACGGCGTTCGACCCGTTGCTGGCGGGCGCGTAG
- a CDS encoding carboxymuconolactone decarboxylase family protein, with protein sequence MTARLDVFSSPTLNNVFKHIIAAGKVLQDSTVPAATQELVRLRASQINGCGFCTDMHAKDAAAAGETSVRLNLVAVWREATVFTEAERAALELAEQGTRIADAAGGVPDEVWANAAKHYDDEQLAALVSGIALINAFNRANVILQQPAGDYRPGQFA encoded by the coding sequence ATGACTGCCCGTCTTGACGTCTTCAGCAGTCCGACCCTGAACAACGTCTTCAAGCACATCATCGCGGCGGGGAAGGTGCTTCAGGACTCGACAGTGCCCGCCGCGACCCAGGAGCTGGTGAGGCTTCGTGCCAGTCAGATCAATGGGTGCGGATTCTGCACCGACATGCACGCCAAGGACGCGGCCGCCGCGGGGGAGACCTCGGTACGGCTCAACCTCGTCGCGGTGTGGCGGGAGGCCACGGTCTTCACCGAGGCCGAACGGGCCGCCCTGGAGTTGGCGGAACAGGGCACCCGTATCGCCGACGCGGCAGGCGGGGTGCCGGACGAGGTCTGGGCGAACGCCGCCAAGCACTACGACGACGAGCAGTTGGCCGCGCTGGTGAGCGGGATAGCCCTGATCAACGCCTTCAACCGGGCGAACGTCATCCTCCAGCAGCCGGCGGGCGACTACCGGCCCGGCCAGTTCGCCTAA